A DNA window from Ranitomeya imitator isolate aRanImi1 chromosome 2, aRanImi1.pri, whole genome shotgun sequence contains the following coding sequences:
- the LOC138667167 gene encoding uncharacterized protein, whose amino-acid sequence MSNRVEFIRDFIEIYQSFPCLWKIKSPEYCNREKRREGYLKLIELYNCHAPEEAANEAVIKKKIQALRTVWRKELNKVLQTTRSGASTEDVYVPKLWYFEHLNFLRDQEVPRTSTCLRNLAPVEQIVSENHAEQESQGQQDDSAQESTLDCSLDCTTTDLVEAAPARTQSRQGQRKRKATSDASHELLSLAKKVLTRNVSPALQGFGHYVVDKLAKMDDNQRILAERLILEAVNKGTDGDLDKNTCLVSSRPIQRTEPSNYNGWSQCQTSMRHNAHVSHFGQPPPNNSYTPIPSHMASPIRHQSFQPEQSSYHNL is encoded by the exons atgtcaaatcgtgtggagttcatcagggatttcatcgaaatttatcagtcttttccctgcctctggaaaatcaaatctcctgagtattgtaacagggaaaagaggagggagggttacttaaagctcattgagctttacaattgtCATGCACCCGAAGAGGCAGCaaacgaagcagttattaaaaagaaaatccaggcgctccgcacggtgtggaggaaggagctgaacaaggttcttcagactacaaggtccggagcttccactgaagatgtttatgtgccaaaactttggtattttgaacatcttaattttctgagggaccaagaggtgccacggacttccacgtgtcttcgcaacttggcacctgtggaacaaattgtttcggagaaccacgccgagcaggagtcacaagggcaacaa gatgacagtgcgcaggagagtacactggactgttcactggactgcacgacaacagatttagtggaggctgcacctgccaggactcaatcgaggcaaggtcaaagaaaacggaaagccacctcagacgcctcacatgaactattgagccttgctaagaaggtgttgacaagaaatgttagccctgcgttgcaggggtttggacactatgtggttgacaaactggccaaaatggacgacaaccaaagaatactagcagagcgtctgattctggaagcagtaaacaagggtactgatggcgatttggacaagaacacttgtttggtctcttcccggccaatacagcggacagagccatcaaattacaatggttggtcacagtgtcagacatcgatgcgacacaatgctcacgtttcccacttcggccagccaccccctaataactcctacacgccaataccgtcacatatggcttcgcccatcaggcaccaaagttttcagccggaacaatcgtcgtatcataatttgtga